The following proteins are co-located in the Cutaneotrichosporon cavernicola HIS019 DNA, chromosome: 3 genome:
- a CDS encoding uncharacterized protein (PB1 domain), whose protein sequence is MLRSVQGGLPGRPNRPLTVKCSYDSSTRRVQFPSAKTCRLESLRSRVEEAFSLSQYPFYLVYTDDDGEEYPIKSEAEFTEAIGYFVSGDDNHSIRGSDRGIAFPAQKITMRVEVVVEYDGPSLSDTSSIASLSLSMSSESGWSGVTRSSARSGSASFVSREGTDSWSVVSRDRGVLAPAGLNTSYGSSAMAAASFRSPGHRTYSLGFADPPVDAMAAVRASTTGGSLHIPPAPEPNASARRRPMLSYHSANGSSSLLRPTSSSPPPSAVSPLTVSPISPISPAETAMPLREGPSSPSAPMLSQSELGSRWLREQSQLASRVPVHAVRRYDSDNESLSDEEDIGELALVRDERGRYYYSYQSTDAASLWSRSDETSTSRERPLSRLSEASGVTASPPLTAELQDVRHGPPLLASDCSACGIRLDYMRYVCTTCGEGDMWTVNAVKAPFVPRIASEHESGSDGTAWGMATRAASTSSGSDGQTVHNGRLGRAASDAASHGSAASPDSLQPLETEGPDGFEAAPRGYELCANCIEAHGITHSKAASRAARRRRTGHIRHAFREKIWGTEGWVDVDYSEDAECTICHGAMYRSWYKCVSCPKFDLCRSCYQKVQEIHPAHVFLSIPDQPIARLPLPPRPNGTAESAHVRHPGAFCHNCLQDIVGPRFHCAVCPSWDLCIQCEGVGATGDGSHTPDHIMMKIPVPLASSEVEVVSRRARDRWFQQDSSTVAATPSSRSTSPTIEVETVYAPAFRTSVRGPSPASGPPRTNQGRTTPRAAPVVGIGDGLDHNARCANCNEWIMGRRFQCANCPSDPIPYNLCSICELRSYRVHDPRHVFFKFDRPVHVPLQSPHPLLPLLYQHRRPVGKVPATAVVNPRDPTSYLKHVLHSDTLCDIHSDQIRGIWLRCAHCAAGFDICSEAEVMASVSHDPTHVFVVFKAPVDMDRFRDLANLRGGHPRALLQRQVYIS, encoded by the exons ATGCTGCGGTCAGTCCAGGGGGGGCTTCCTGGGCGACCGAACCGGCCATTGACC GTCAAGTGCTCGTACgacagctcgacgaggcgcgtgCAGTTCCCGAGCGCCAAAACATGCCGGCTAGAGTCGCTTAGGAGTCGA gtggaggaggccTTCTCGCTCTCCCAGTACCCGTTCTATCTCGTATACACCGACGATGACGGAGAGGAGTATCCGATCAAGAGTGAAGCGGAATTTACCGAGGCGATCGGATACTTCGTCTCGGGCGATGACAATCACAGCATCCGCGGCTCTGACCGCGGCATCGCCTTCCCAGCCCAGAAGATCACGATGAGAGTTGAGGTCGTTGTCGAGTACGACGGACCGAGCCTTAGCGATACCTCCAGTATTGCatcgctgtcgctgtcaATGTCGTCCGAGAGTGGGTGGAGTGGGGTGACACGGAGCTCGGCACGCAGCGGGTCGGCATCCTTCGTGTCGCGTGAGGGCACGGACTCGTGGTCCGTCGTCTCGCGCGACCGGGGTGTCCTTGCCCCCGCGGGCCTGAATACCAGTTACGGATCAAGTGCGATGGCGGCAGCGTCGTTCAGAAGCCCGGGTCACCGCACGTACTCGCTCGGCTTCGCCGACCCACCAGTCGACGCCATGGCTGCGGTGCGGGCATCGACGACCGGAGGCTCCCTCCACATACCTCCTGCACCCGAACCAAATGCCTCagcacggcggcggccgatGCTCTCATATCACTCCGCCAATGGCAGCAGTAGCCTGCTGCGACCCACCTCAagctcaccaccaccgtccGCAGTATCGCCGTTAACCGtctctcccatctcccccaTCTCGCCAGCCGAAACCGCCATGCCGTTGAGAGAAGGTCCGTCTTCTCCATCAGCCCCAATGCTCTCGCAGTCTGAACTCGGGTCCCGGTGGTTGCGGGAACAGAGCCAGCTCGCGAGTCGAGTCCCAGTCCACGCGGTACGGCGGTACGACAGCGACAACGAGAGCctgagcgacgaggaagacaTCGGCGAACTCGCATTAGTCCGCGACGAGCGGGGCC GGTACTACTACTCATATCAGAGcaccgacgccgcctcgctctgGTCGCGGTCCGATGAGACCTCCACATCACGAGAACGACCGTTGTCCCGTCTCTCTGAGGCGAGCGGCGTAACTGCATCTCCACCTCTCACGGCAGAGCTCCAAGATGTGCGTCACGGACCTCCCCTACTCGCGTCGGACTGCTCGGCATGTGGCATCCGCCTCGATTACATGCGTTACGTGTGCACGACGTGCGGCGAGGGTGACATGTGGACTGTAAACGCCGTCAAAGCTCCGTTCGTGCCCCGCATCGCAAGCGAACACGAGTCAGGCTCGGACGGCACGGCCTGGGGCATGGCTACGCGGGCAGCTAGCACGTCCAGCGGTTCAGATGGGCAAACCGTACATAATGGGCGGCTGGGACGTGCCGCCTCCGACGCTGCGTCTCACGGCAGTGCAGCTTCGCCGGACAGCCTGCAGCCCTTGGAGACGGAGGGCCCAGACGGGTTCGAGGCCGCCCCGCGCGGGTACGAACTGTGTGCGAACTGCATCGAGGCGCACGGCATCACCCATTCCAAGGCTGCATCCagagcggcgcgacggcggcgtacGGGCCACATCAGGCACGCGTTCCGCGAGAAGATCTGGGGAACGGAGGGCTGGGTGGATGTTG ACTACTCGGAAGACGCAGAGTGCACGATCTGCCACGGCGCGATGTACCGCAGCTGGTATAAGT GCGTGTCGTGCCCAAAGTTCGATTTGTGTCGATCATGTTATCAGAAGGTGCAAGAGATCCACCCCGCGCATGTCTTCCTCTCCATACCTGACCAACCCATTGCACGACTGCCCTTGCCGCCCCGGCCGAACGGGACGGCGGAGAGCGCACATGTGCGACATCCTGGCGCGTTCTGTCACAA CTGCCTCCAGGACATTGTCGGCCCGCGCTTCCATTGCGCTGTTTGCCCGTCATG GGACCTGTGTATACAGTGCGAAGGCGTCGGGGCAACAGGGGATGGATCGCATACGCCAGACCACATTATGATGAAG ATCCCTGTGCCCTTAGCGTCcagcgaggtcgaggttgtcaGTAGGCGTGCCCGCGATCGTTGGTTCCAGCAGGACTCGTCGACGGTGGCCGCAACACCATCCTCACGGTCAACCTCACCGACCATTGAGGTAGAGACGGTCTACGCCCCGGCGTTCCGGACCAGCGTACGCGGCCCGAGTCCTGCTTCTGGCCCACCACGGACAAACCAAGGACGGACCACGCCACGAGCAGCACCTGTCGTCGGTATCGGCGACGGCTTGGACCACAACGCACGTTGCGCCAACTGCAACGAGTGGATCATGGGACGGCGCTTTCAGTGCGCTAACTGCCCGTCGGACCCTATCCCGTACAACCTGTGCTCGATTTGCGAGCTGCGCAGCTACCGCGTGCATGACCCGCGGCACGTCTTCTTCAAGTTTGACCGGCCCGTGCACGTGCCGCTCCAAAGCCCCCATCCGCTGCTCCCCCTTCTG TACCAGCACCGCAGACCCGTTGGCAAAGTGCCGGCGACGGCTGTAGTCAACCCGCGCGATCCGACGTCGTACCTCAAGCATGTTCTGCACAGTGACACGCTATGCGACATTCACTCGGATCAGATTCGGGGCATCTGGCTACGATGCGCGCATTGTGCTGCAGGCTTTGACATCTGCTCCGAGGCTGAGGTGATGGCCTCGGTGAGCCACGACCCTACGCACG TGTTTGTCGTTTTCAAGGCACCCGTCGACATGGATCGCTTCCGCGACCTGGCCAACTTGAGAGGCGGGCACCCACGGGCTCTGCTGCAAAGGCAAGTGTATATTAGCTAG
- the IFM1 gene encoding uncharacterized protein (Translation-initiation factor 2), producing the protein MGRPRGNRREDQEGGAERWNRGRRDDGGRQDRGGRGDVGDQDGDQRRDRGWRRDDGNLSRGGDRGRRDDGNMSRGGDRGRRERQQPDRNGGRNGDGVRTLSRSVSEAPEDGAPARVGKPDEGDEAGRSDVEEAGDEEGRGRRRQQAASRSLLHSHREEPELPATHHHRSKDKKKKGERFNKREWVLDEENDAELAEMDALKRMQEEKAARVRAKAAAEARKAREALEKDVYIPGNISVAQLADKFGVKVMHLQRKMVELGMGEDVRGAAFLLNVDDATSLALEYNLNPIIDSDRGYNIYPEPEDDPSKSPLRPPVVTIMGHVDHGKTTLLDALRHTSVAAGEAGGITQHIGAFSVPLSSLQKDADSDSTITFLDTPGHAAFTGMRARGASVTDLVVLVVAADDGVMPQTKEVINLVQKEGDNVGLVVAINKCDKPQIDVAKVKAGLGAEGIILEEDGGDVPSVRVSGLARLGLDDLVETLATLAEVRDLRAREDGKAEGWVLESNVDKGLGTVATVLVTRGTLRDGAPIVAGNTWARVRTMTDSAGNPVGEAGPGTPVSVTGWRDVPIAGDQLLEAPSEAKAKSCIDNRLRDQQRKQLAEDAEVINIRRQEDRLRLEAERVEVKAAKEAGVSVQQALHNARRAAAEAADSGRKELRLIIKADVSGTVEAVVGSLSAIGNKEAGVKIVHTGVGNVTESDVMLGDAADGTVIGFNVVCPRAIQSAASDAGVPVITDGVIYRLIDNVRARVAALLPPRIETRVIGEATVSMIFPIKSGRKVVKNIAGCKIMNGTIAKADKVRVLRDREVVFEGLMDTLKHMKKDVLEMRKGTECGVALEGFDDIREGDQIVTFQTFEVARELN; encoded by the exons ATGGGTAGGCCACGAGGCAATCGCCGGGAGGACCAGGAGGGCGGTGCCGAGCGGTGGAACCGTGGACGCCGTGATGATGGTGGGCGACAGGACCGCggtggccgaggcgacGTGGGCGACCAGGATGGCGACCAGAGGAGGGATCGCGGATGGCGGCGTGACGACGGCAACCTGTCTCGCGGTGGTGACCGTGGACGTCGTGACGACGGCAACATGtctcgcggcggcgaccgtgggcggcgagaacgCCAGCAGCCCGACCGCAATGGCGGACGTAACGGAGATGGTGTCAGGACGCTCAGCCGGAGTGTGTCTGAAGCTCCCGAGGATGGTGCACCGGCACGCGTGGGCAAGCCTGACGAGGGGGACGAGGCTGGGAGATCtgacgttgaggaggctggagacgaggaggggcgcgggcggcgacgccaGCAGGCGGcatcgcgctcgctgcTCCACTCACATCGAGAGGAACCTGAGTTGCCGGCCacgcaccaccaccgctccaaggacaagaagaagaaaGGTGAACGCTTCAACAAGCGCGAGTGGgtgctggacgaggagaacgacGCGGAACTGGCCGAAATGGATGCGCTCAAGCGCAtgcaggaggagaaggctgcGCGTGTGCgtgccaaggctgccgcgGAGGCACGCAAGGCccgcgaggcgctcgagaaggaTGTCTACATCCCCGGCAACATATCGGTTGCGCAGCTTGCGGACAAGTTTGGCGTCAAGGTCATGCACCTTCAGCGCAAGatggtcgagctcgggatgggcgaggacgtgcgcggcgcggcgttcctgctcaacgtcgacgacgcaacctccctcgccctcgagtACAACCTCAACCCTATCATTGATAGTGACCGCGGCTACAACATCTACCCCGAGCCAGAGGACGACCCAAGCAAATCTCCCCTGCGTCCCCCTGT ggTCACCATCATGGGACATGTTGACCATGGCAAGACGACTCTGCTCGATGCGCTGCGGCACACGTCTGTGGCTgccggcgaggcgggcggcATCACGCAGCATATTGGTGCGTTCTCCGTCCCGCTCTCGTCGTTGCAGAAGGACGCCGACTCGGATTCTAccatcaccttcctcgacacgCCAGGCCACGCCGCTTTCACGGGCATGCGTGCGCGTGGCGCCAGCGTCACCGATCTCGTTGTACTGGTCGTCGCTGCCGATGACGGAGTCATGCCCCAGACCAAGGAGGTCATCAACCTCGTGCAGAAGGAGGGTGACAATGTGGGCCTCGTTGTGGCGATCAACAAGTGCGACAAACCACAGATCGATGtcgccaaggtcaaggctggtctcggtgccgagggcatcatcctcgaggaggacggtgGTGACGTCCCCTCCGTGCGCGTCTCAGGTCTCGCCCGCCTGGGTCTGGACGATCTCGTCGAGACGCTTGCCACGCTTGCCGAGGTACGCGACCTGCGCGCccgcgaggacggcaaggcTGAGGGCTGGGTGCTCGAGTCGAACGTCGACAAGGGCCTTGGCACGGTCGCGACCGTGCTTGTGACGCGCGGTACGCTGCGCGACGGTGCCCCGATCGTCGCAGGCAACACATGGGCACGCGTGCGCACAATGACGGACTCGGCTGGCAACCCAGTCGGTGAGGCGGGGCCAGGAACACCCGTGTCGGTCACTGGATGGAGGGATGTGCCGATCGCTGGCGAccagctgctcgaggcaCCGTCCGAGGCCAAAGCCAAGTCCTGTATCGATAACCGCCTCCGTGACCAGCAGCGCAAGCAGCTGGCGGAAGACGCCGAGGTTATCAACATTCGCCGTCAGGAGGaccgcctgcgcctcgaggcggagcgcgtcgaggtcaaggctgccaaggAGGCAGGTGTGAGCGTCCAGCAGGCGCTGCACAATGCGCGCCGGGCAgcagccgaggcggcggacTCGGGGCGCAAAGAGTTGCGCCTGAtcatcaaggccgacgtGAGCGGCACCGTCGAGGCGGTTGTGGGCTCGCTGAGCGCTATTGGGAACAAGGAGGCTGGGGTCAAGATCGTGCACACGGGCGTTGGCAATGTGACGGAAAGCGACGTGATGTtgggcgacgcggcggacgGCACGGTTATTGGGTTCAATGTCGTTTGTCCGCGCGCGATCCAGAGCGCAGCGAGCGACGCCGGGGTCCCCGTCATCACTGACGGCGTCATCTACCGCCTCATTGACAATGTGCGTGCGCGCGTGGCGGCACTGCTGCCACCACGCATCGAGACGCGCGTCATCGGTGAGGCAACGGTGAGCATGATTTTCCCCATCAAGAGCGGCCGCAAGGTAGTCAAGAACATCGCCGGGTGCAAGATCATGAACGGCACGATCGCCAAGGCGGACAAGGTGCGCGTGCtgcgcgaccgcgaggtTGTGTTCGAGGGCTTGATGGACACGCTCAAGCACATGAAGAAGGACGTGCTCGAGATGCGCAAGGGCACCGAGTGCGGAGTTGCTCTTGAGGGCTTTGACGACATCCGCGAGGGCGACCAGATCGTGACCTTCCAGACGTTtgaggtcgcgcgcgagctcaacTGA
- a CDS encoding uncharacterized protein (Ribonucleotide reductase, small chain), whose amino-acid sequence MAAILSPQPHPLQPTSIHAPSRTTSSSSVRSAATSAEDLTEVIRIDKHRAPYDRRVSDMMAGVQLEELTPATNGATNGHFNGHTTQSPSAPSSNGHDTKARKQVGPSDTLAAPARRFPEEEEEEILRETEDRFVLFPIKYREIWLAYKQAQASFWTAEELDLGTDLHDWNDKLTDNERYFILRILAFFAASDGIVGENLISMFSMEVQIAEARAFYAFQTMIEQVHAETYSLLIETYVQETEEKDFLFKGIDNIPCIRKKADWALKYITPEMPFRTRLIAFACVEGIFFSGSFAAIFWLKKRGLMRGLTFSNELISRDEGMHTDFACLLYQYLKHRCSQTEVHRIVGEALEIEKEFLTDALPCALIGINAGSMCQYMEFVADRLIVALGYDKLYHATNPFDWMELISLQGKANFFESRVSAYQMANVSRSATPGRARSDSFNEGQLNRRMFRTDAEF is encoded by the exons ATGGCCGCGATCCTGTCGCCACAACCACACCCTTTACAACCCACCTCTATCCACGCGCCCTCTAGGACaacatcctcttcctctgtCCGCTCCGCTGCTACCAGCGCCGAAGACCTCACAGAGGTCATCCGCATCGACAAGCATCGTGCACCCTACGACAGGCGGGTATCCGACATGATGGCAGGCGTacagctcgaggagctgacCCCGGCGACTAATGGCGCTACGAACGGGCATTTCAACGGACACACCACCCAATCTCCATCTGCACCATCCAGTAATGGGCACGACACCAAGGCCAGGAAGCAAGTTGGGCCATCAGATACGCTCGCGGCGCCAGCACGCCGCTTCccagaagaagaagaggaagagatTCTGcgcgagaccgaggaccGCTTTGTGCTCTTTCCCATCAAGTACCGAGAG ATCTGGCTCGCGTACAAGCAAGCGCAGGCGAGCTTCTGGACTGCGGAAGAGCTGGACCTGGGTACTGACTTGCACGACTGGAACGACAAGCTCACCGACAATGAGCGCTATTTCATTCTCC GCATCCTCGCGTTCTTCGCCGCATCAGACGGCATCGTTGGCGAGAACCTCATCTCCATGTTCTCGATGGAGGTGCagatcgccgaggcgcgcgcaTTCTACGCTTTCCAGACGATGATCGAACAGGTACACGCTGAAACTTactcgctcctcatcgaGACGTATGTGCAAGAGACAGAAGAGAAGGACTTCCTGTTCAAGGGAATTGATAACA TCCCTTGCATCCGGAAAAAGGCCGACTGGGCGCTCAAGTACATTACGCCCGAAATGCCATTCCGCACGCGCCTCATCGCGTTTGCTTGTGTGGAGGGCATCTTCTTCTCAGGGTCGTTCGCGGCAATCTTCTGGCTCAAGAAGCGCGGCCTCATGCGTGGTTTGACGTTCAGCAACGAACTGATCAgccgcgacgagggcaTGCACACCGACTTTGCGTGTCTCCTCTACCAATACCTCAAGCACCGCTGTTCGCAAACTGAGGTGCACAGGATCGTTGGCGAGGCcctcgagatcgagaaggAGTTCTTGACGGATGCGCTTCCATGTGCCCTGATTGGCATCAATGCAGGG tccATGTGCCAATATATGGAGTTTGTGGCGGACCGATTAATCGTCGCACTTGGTTATGACAAGTTGTACCATGCAACAAACCCGTTCGACTGGATGGAGCTCATCAGCTTGCAGGGCAAGGCCAACTTCTTCGAGTCGCGCGTCAGCGCGTACCAGATGGCCAACGTCAGCCGGTCCGCAACGCCGgggcgcgcacgctcagACTCGTTCAACGAGGGGCAATTGAACCGCCGCATGTTCcgcaccgacgccgagttTTAG
- a CDS encoding uncharacterized protein (helix loop helix domain), producing MSAVLLSDIFTFEEGDDNPQTSPTATLFPPALSFPGFDESYLSPTSNTNTLSPPSSGLSHPSLSPPATSDSPNSNLSFATDEYLLNSNFPSDELDMLIFPEDIKQELDLSMTYQPAAPFHMPSYLKPAIQLEAKQQPQQPQQQINAPPPMPMGAIQPPTAPTFDGLLQQWRVDLSQNPHAQQWFIQQQNIMQQQQPMQQLHSPPQSQAQSQAQLHHQQLLQQHHQHQLHLQQQQAQQVKLEMQQTQQAHQQQQQSQQQQQSQPQPITQPMAPQSFQQIPPQPQSLPESTSMTALPMPPPRRSAPNAPINKPLSSSPPANVGKHNKTERRYRQKVQQAQGDLRDAVPALRVLYGTSTEEQKKTDVRAADGTVDGLGEVTRPNASAKATILIGARMYIELLQRRTAMLQRKVSELEAWRAVVSGQAELDAWRTDFDNREAVIASQQAAAQAAASLNDSDDVESDEDEDEAPTRKRARTTKKKSVDSKMGMRAFAAFAVSFSLVPSASKMFKDQPAPSVSGATSFAGEMSRGQVIGRLPLITAEHSSRLLARALPAALVPGPHTIVDWSVRLFLTIALLVILGPILERAVKRYQDKSTGAGNIVGFGRDLLQLYVGAPVPVAAEWTSLAARIVGGIVDPPPLVRWHVAVRLRQSSQDPYSLALLALMTRDAHGADHIWAEARTKCETDTPLGAVLALPLDEASRCLELVPPTFAPIAAISEQINLILLYDLYTRFFNHLVTATGNATSLHPMLANIQKSGMAGDLKSLDHEIKSILQSVPRHSTTSSLALVLLGLWGLFSGYQSPASLVSALAEEELRGAGAQLRCVSAMLELLYPGSSFSQRATGASVSVNAEAIDNLAMTCIGFVDLLFSSSRHNSAAKGVDRREANFRVQKEAARLRLVLTQANFVCLDEEEEDTSIRSFDSARQKLVAVLSTVGRRAAGRSAINDEDSGLEDELDQW from the exons ATGTCTGCAGTCTTACTGTCCGACATATTCACCTTTGAAGAGGGTGATGACAACCCGCAGACTTCCCCCACTGCCACTCTCTTCCCCCCAGCTCTCTCCTTTCCCGGTTTCGACGAGTCTTACCTCTCCCCCACGTccaacaccaacacgctttcgccgccctcgtcgggTCTGTCCCACCCATCCCTCTCGCCCCCCGCCACCTCGGACAGTCCCAATTCCAACTTGTCCTTTGCGACCGACGAGTACCTCCTCAACTCAAACTTTCCctcggacgagctcgacatgcTCATCTTCCCCGAGGACATCAAGCAGGAGCTTGACCTTTCTATGACGTACCAGCCAGCTGCACCATTCCACATGCCATCGTACCTCAAGCCCGCTATtcagctcgaggccaagcagcagccgcagcaaccgcagcagcagatcaacgcgccgccacctATGCCTATGGGTGCCATCCAGCCTccgacggcgccgacgtttgacggcctcctccagcagtggcgcgtcgacctcaGTCAAAACCCCCACGCACAGCAGTGGTTCATTCAGCAGCAGAACATCatgcagcagcagcagcccaTGCAGCAGCTTCACTCGCCGCCACAGTCGCAGGCACAGTCGCAGGCACAGTTGCACCACCAGCAGCTTCTCCAGCAACACCACCAACACCAGCTGCACCttcagcagcagcaggcgcagcAGGTGAAGC TCGAGATGCAGCAGACTCAGCAGGCCCAccagcagcaacaacaatctcaacagcagcagcagtcTCAGCCTCAACCCATCACCCAGCCTATGGCCCCTCAGTCTTTCCAACAGATACCGCCACAGCCTCAGTCCCTTCCCGAGTCGACTTCCATGACTGCGCTGCCGatgcctcctcctcgccgcagCGCTCCCAATGCGCCGATCAACAAGCCGCTCTCGTCATCACCGCCTGCCAACGTCGGCAAGCACAACAAGACCGAACGCCGCTATCGCCAGAAGGTGCAGCAGGCCCAGGGCGACCTCCGCGACGCGGTTCCTGCGCTACGTGTCCTCTATGGAACCTCGACCGAGGAGCAGAAGAAGACGGACGTCCGTGCCGCAGATGGCACcgtcgacggccttggTGAGGTCACGCGGCCCAACGCCAGCGCCAAGGCTACTATCCTCATTGGGGCTCGTATGTACATCGAACTCCTGCAGCGTCGGACCGCGATGCTGCAGCGCAAGGTATCCGAGCTTGAGGCGTGGCGTGCCGTTGTCAGCGGGCAagccgagcttgacgccTGGCGCACGGACTTTGACAACCGCGAGGCCGTCATCGCCTCGCAGCAGGCTGCTGCCCAGGCAGCCGCGTCGCTCaacgactcggacgacgtcgagtccgacgaggacgaggacgaggcgccgACTCGCAAACGCGCACGCACTACCAAGAAGAAGTCTGTCGACTCGAAGATGGGGATGCGGGCGTTTGCGGCGTTCGCGGTCTCCTTCTCGCTCGTGCCTTCCGCGTCCAAGATGTTCAAGGACCAGCCGGCTCCGAGCGTCAGCGGGGCTACTTCGTTCGCTGGCGAGATGTCTCGCGGTCAGGTCATTGGCAGGCTGCCTCTCATCACCGCTGAGCACAGCTCGCGTCTCCTTGCGAGAGCGCTTCCGGCCGCCCTAGTTCCGGGCCCACACACGATTGTTGACTGGTCTGTacgcctcttcctcactATCGCGCTTCTCGTTATCCTCGGCCCGATCCTCGAGCGTGCTGTGAAGCGGTACCAGGACAAGAGCACTGGTGCGGGTAACATTGTTGGCTTCGGCCGTGACCTCTTGCAGCTCTACGTTGGCGCGCCTGTACCAGTAGCTGCCGAGTGGACCAGCCTTGCCGCGCGCATTGTCGGTGGTATCGTtgatcctcctccccttGTCCGCTGGCACGTTGCTGTGCGCCTCCGCCAGTCTTCCCAGGACCCATAcagccttgcgcttctggCTCTGATGACTCGTGACGCCCACGGCGCGGATCACATCTGGGCCGAGGCTCGCACAAAGTGCGAGACGGACACGCCACTGGGCGCCGTCCTGGCGCTTCCTCTGGACGAGGCATCGCGCtgcctcgagcttgttCCGCCCACGTTTGCAcccatcgccgccatctcggAGCAAATTaacctcatcctcctgTACGACTTGTACACCCGTTTCTTCAACCACCTCGTGACGGCCACGGGCAACGCGACTTCCCTGCACCCGATGCTTGCCAACATCCAGAAGAGCGGCATGGCCGGCGACCTCAAGTCGCTCGATCACGAGATTAAGAGCATCCTGCAGAGTGTTCCCCGACACagcacgacgagctcccttgcgcttgtcctcctcggcctctggGGCCTGTTCTCGGGCTACCAGTCGCCTGCGTCACTCGTCTctgccctcgccgaggaggagctccgtggcgccggcgcgcaaCTCCGGTGTGTCTCTGCcatgctcgagctcctctACCCCGGTTCGTCGTTCTCGCAGCGCGCGACCGGCGCTTCCGTTAGCGTCAATGCTGAGGCAATCGACAACCTTGCCATGACGTGTATCGGCTTCGTTGACCTGCTCTTCTCGTCTTCGCGCCACAACTCGGCAGCCAAGGGTGTGGACCGCCGGGAGGCCAATTTCCGTGTGCAGAAGGAGGCAgcgcgcctccgcctcgttTTGACGCAGGCCAACTTTGTCTgtctcgacgaggaggaggaggacacTTCGATCCGCTCGTTTGACAGTGCAAGACagaagctcgtcgcggtGTTGTCGACTGTTGGCCGACGGGCAGCGGGCCGCAGCGCGATCAATGACGAAGACTCTGGgctggaggacgagctggaccAATGGTAA